A window from Variovorax sp. PBL-E5 encodes these proteins:
- the glcE gene encoding glycolate oxidase subunit GlcE, protein MDPALAQLTDRIRAAAADGHRLRIRGAGTKDFYGESPQGELLATGALTGITSYEPSELVVTARAGTPLAELEAALAACGQCLPFEPPRFGPSGTGTVGGMIAAGLCGPARASVGAVRDYVLGATLVNGRGEVLAFGGQVMKNVAGYDISRLLAGSLGTLGLIAEVSLKVLPIAPAEATLRFECTQSDALRLLNGWGAQPLPLNASRWSEQDATGALWLRLRGAVAAVDAACRHLGGERQPDAQAQPDWQAARDQRLPWFGIPGAHSLWRLSVPQTAPAIDFETAPLLEWHGAQRWYLASANQGARLRAAARTAGGHATLFRIADGASQAARSVPRFDALSAPLARIHRALLREFDPHAVFDHARLLGAD, encoded by the coding sequence ATGGACCCTGCCCTTGCCCAGCTCACCGACCGCATCCGCGCCGCCGCCGCCGATGGACATCGGCTTCGCATCCGCGGCGCCGGCACCAAGGACTTCTACGGCGAATCCCCGCAAGGCGAGCTCCTTGCCACCGGTGCCCTCACCGGCATCACCAGCTACGAACCCAGCGAACTCGTCGTCACCGCGCGCGCCGGCACGCCCCTGGCCGAACTCGAAGCCGCCCTCGCTGCCTGCGGCCAGTGCCTGCCCTTCGAGCCCCCGCGCTTCGGCCCCTCGGGCACCGGCACCGTCGGCGGCATGATCGCCGCCGGCCTCTGCGGCCCCGCGCGCGCCAGCGTGGGCGCCGTGCGCGACTACGTGCTGGGCGCCACCCTCGTCAACGGCCGCGGCGAAGTGCTCGCCTTCGGCGGCCAGGTCATGAAGAACGTCGCCGGCTACGACATCTCGCGCCTGCTCGCCGGCTCCCTGGGCACGCTCGGCCTCATCGCCGAAGTCAGCCTCAAAGTCCTGCCCATCGCCCCCGCCGAGGCCACCCTGCGCTTCGAATGCACCCAGTCCGATGCCCTGCGCCTGCTCAACGGCTGGGGCGCCCAGCCGCTGCCCCTGAACGCCAGCCGCTGGAGCGAACAGGACGCCACCGGCGCCCTCTGGCTGCGCCTGCGCGGCGCCGTGGCCGCGGTCGATGCCGCCTGCAGGCACCTGGGCGGCGAGCGTCAGCCCGATGCACAGGCCCAGCCCGACTGGCAGGCCGCACGCGACCAGCGCCTGCCCTGGTTCGGCATCCCCGGCGCGCACAGCCTCTGGCGCCTCTCGGTGCCCCAGACCGCGCCCGCCATCGACTTCGAGACCGCGCCCCTCCTCGAATGGCACGGCGCCCAGCGCTGGTACCTCGCCTCGGCCAACCAGGGCGCGCGCCTGCGCGCCGCCGCGCGCACCGCCGGCGGCCATGCCACCCTGTTTCGCATCGCCGACGGCGCCAGCCAGGCCGCGCGCTCCGTGCCGCGCTTCGACGCGCTCAGCGCCCCCCTCGCGCGCATCCACCGCGCGCTCCTGCGCGAGTTCGACCCGCACGCCGTCTTCGACCACGCGCGGCTGCTCGGCGCCGACTGA